One window of Prochlorococcus marinus XMU1408 genomic DNA carries:
- a CDS encoding Bax inhibitor-1 family protein, whose product MPANSNFQQAIREAQSSALIGPNVVNKALPYVGGGMALTGLGVLGGLSLQATNNPLFGPLFIAAFIAEIVLFFMASSAANNANNSKALPLLTGFSLLTGFTLSGIVGLAIQVAGMGAIGTAVFATGITFVIASSVGRKMSDNVGQALQGAVGLGLLGLIIAMLFQFIGGLFAPGMFGGSGFELMIAGFGTVLFVAMSFVDFYTMPRRYNDEQYLAGALGMYLTYINLFVFVLRLIIALQGGGRRD is encoded by the coding sequence ATGCCAGCAAACAGCAATTTTCAACAAGCAATTCGCGAAGCACAATCAAGTGCACTTATTGGCCCAAATGTAGTAAATAAAGCCTTGCCTTATGTAGGCGGAGGAATGGCTTTAACTGGATTAGGTGTTTTGGGTGGACTATCTTTACAAGCAACTAACAATCCTTTATTTGGTCCGCTATTTATAGCCGCATTTATTGCCGAGATAGTTCTATTTTTCATGGCAAGCAGCGCTGCCAACAATGCAAATAACTCTAAAGCGCTTCCACTCTTGACAGGATTTAGCTTATTAACAGGATTTACTTTAAGTGGGATTGTTGGATTAGCAATTCAAGTAGCAGGAATGGGAGCAATAGGAACAGCTGTTTTCGCTACTGGGATCACATTCGTAATTGCTTCTTCTGTAGGAAGGAAAATGAGTGATAACGTCGGTCAAGCTTTGCAAGGCGCAGTTGGGCTTGGATTGCTTGGTCTAATTATTGCAATGCTTTTCCAGTTTATTGGTGGTTTATTTGCTCCAGGGATGTTTGGTGGCAGTGGATTTGAATTAATGATTGCTGGCTTTGGAACAGTACTTTTTGTTGCTATGTCATTTGTAGATTTCTATACAATGCCAAGAAGATATAACGATGAACAATATTTAGCGGGAGCATTGGGGATGTACCTTACATATATAAACCTTTTTGTTTTTGTCCTTCGTCTTATTATTGCCCTTCAGGGTGGTGGAAGAAGAGATTAA
- a CDS encoding PhoH family protein has translation MSEATTEGRFCIDLPDSDAATALSGTGQSTLHRLESLTGASFALRGLQLEIKGTSYQLERAAAIVELVRPIWQDGQIVSPVDLHAAAGALDIGKKNDHASSTNKVLARSQRGNLLRPRTIRQKIYVEAMEKNDLTFALGPAGTGKTFLATVLAVRMLTDRKIEKIVLTRPAVEAGERLGFLPGDLQQKVDPYLRPLYDSLHSLLGQEKTNLLIEKNVIEVAPLAYMRGRTLEESFVILDEAQNTTPAQMRMVLTRLGERSRMVVTGDVTQVDLPFGQMSGLIEAADLLEKVDGISVCRLTSADVVRHPLVQSVVDAYAELDRQRR, from the coding sequence ATGTCTGAAGCAACCACTGAAGGTCGCTTTTGTATAGATCTACCTGATTCCGATGCGGCTACTGCATTGTCTGGAACTGGTCAGTCAACACTTCACAGATTGGAAAGTCTTACTGGTGCTTCTTTTGCTTTGAGGGGATTGCAACTTGAAATAAAAGGAACTTCTTATCAACTCGAGAGAGCTGCAGCAATAGTTGAGTTAGTTAGACCAATTTGGCAGGATGGACAAATTGTGTCACCGGTCGATTTACATGCAGCGGCTGGAGCTTTGGATATTGGAAAGAAAAATGATCATGCTTCATCAACAAATAAAGTTTTAGCAAGAAGTCAAAGAGGAAATCTTTTAAGACCCAGAACAATTAGACAAAAAATCTATGTAGAAGCAATGGAAAAAAATGACCTTACTTTTGCTTTAGGACCAGCTGGCACAGGTAAGACATTTTTAGCAACTGTATTGGCTGTGCGAATGCTCACAGATAGAAAAATTGAGAAAATTGTTTTGACTAGACCTGCTGTTGAAGCTGGAGAAAGATTGGGCTTTTTACCAGGAGATCTCCAGCAAAAGGTAGATCCTTATTTGAGACCTTTATATGACTCACTCCATTCGTTACTTGGACAAGAAAAAACTAATTTACTAATTGAAAAAAACGTAATCGAAGTCGCTCCTTTGGCTTATATGCGAGGAAGGACTCTTGAAGAATCTTTTGTGATACTTGATGAAGCTCAAAATACAACCCCAGCTCAAATGAGAATGGTTCTTACAAGATTAGGTGAGAGGTCACGGATGGTAGTAACAGGAGATGTAACACAAGTAGACCTTCCATTTGGACAGATGAGTGGACTTATTGAAGCAGCAGATTTACTCGAAAAGGTTGATGGGATTTCAGTTTGCAGACTCACATCGGCAGATGTAGTAAGACATCCTCTTGTTCAAAGTGTTGTTGATGCTTATGCAGAACTAGACAGACAAAGACGATAG
- the rpsP gene encoding 30S ribosomal protein S16 gives MIKLRLKRFGKKRESSFRLVACNSTSRRDGRPLQELGFYNPRTKETRLDTEALRIRLGQGAQPTDAVRTLLEKGGLLEKKVRPAEVLGKKKQERERSAKKKDAPASETSE, from the coding sequence ATGATCAAGCTCCGCCTAAAGCGGTTTGGTAAAAAGCGTGAATCCAGTTTTCGTCTAGTTGCCTGTAACAGCACATCAAGGCGTGATGGTCGCCCTCTACAAGAATTAGGCTTTTACAATCCAAGAACCAAAGAAACCAGATTAGATACAGAGGCATTGAGAATTCGACTAGGGCAGGGTGCACAGCCGACAGACGCAGTAAGAACTTTATTGGAAAAAGGAGGCCTTCTAGAAAAAAAAGTTCGGCCAGCTGAGGTATTAGGTAAGAAAAAACAAGAAAGAGAGAGATCTGCAAAGAAAAAAGATGCTCCTGCATCAGAAACTTCTGAATAA
- the ffh gene encoding signal recognition particle protein has translation MFEELTNQFEDAVKAFKGEAKISEENVDEALKQVRRALLEADVSLSVVKEFIEEVRVKAIGTEVVRGINPGQKFIQVVHEQLVNVMGGENDPLANSEKKPTVILMAGLQGAGKTTATAKLGLLLKEKSQKPLLVAADTYRPAAIDQLVTLGNQIDVEVFNLSSKLKPEEIARKGLEKAREEGFDTVLVDTAGRLQIDTEMMGEMVRIKEAVQPDEVLLVVDSMIGQEAADITRSFHEKVGITGAVLTKLDGDSRGGAALSIRKISGKPIKFIGTGEKVEALQPFYPERMASRILGMGDVLTLVEKAQKEVEIADAEIMQKKLQEATFDFSDFVKQMRMIKRMGSLGGLLKMIPGMNKIDDGMIKSGEDQLKKIEAMIGSMTADERIKPELLAAQPSRRRRVASGSGHQPADVDKVLADFQRMRGLMKQMSTGGGLPGMDGGLPGMPSSIGANTNNQSRRGRGGPGSAPRRQRPFKKKKGFGDL, from the coding sequence ATGTTTGAGGAACTAACTAATCAATTTGAAGATGCTGTAAAAGCATTCAAAGGTGAGGCTAAAATTTCAGAGGAAAATGTAGATGAAGCACTTAAACAAGTTAGACGAGCTCTATTAGAAGCAGATGTTAGTTTGTCTGTAGTAAAAGAGTTTATTGAAGAAGTAAGAGTCAAAGCTATTGGTACAGAAGTTGTAAGAGGTATAAACCCTGGGCAGAAATTTATTCAAGTAGTTCATGAGCAACTTGTGAATGTGATGGGAGGAGAGAATGATCCCTTGGCGAATTCAGAGAAAAAGCCAACAGTTATTTTGATGGCTGGGCTTCAAGGGGCAGGAAAAACTACAGCCACTGCAAAGCTTGGACTGCTTCTTAAAGAAAAAAGTCAAAAGCCATTATTGGTTGCTGCTGATACATATCGACCAGCCGCTATTGATCAATTAGTAACTCTAGGTAACCAAATTGATGTAGAAGTTTTTAATTTAAGTTCCAAGTTGAAGCCAGAGGAGATTGCTAGAAAAGGTTTGGAAAAGGCTAGAGAAGAAGGATTTGACACTGTTCTTGTAGATACTGCTGGTCGACTTCAAATTGATACCGAAATGATGGGAGAGATGGTTCGCATTAAAGAAGCCGTTCAACCTGATGAAGTTTTGTTAGTAGTTGATTCAATGATTGGCCAAGAGGCCGCAGATATTACGAGAAGTTTTCATGAAAAAGTAGGAATAACAGGGGCTGTTCTTACAAAGCTAGATGGAGATTCAAGAGGTGGGGCTGCGCTTTCAATTAGGAAAATTAGTGGAAAACCAATTAAATTTATTGGTACCGGAGAAAAGGTTGAAGCATTGCAACCTTTTTATCCGGAGAGGATGGCAAGCAGAATTTTGGGTATGGGTGATGTTTTAACTCTTGTTGAAAAAGCACAGAAAGAAGTTGAAATTGCTGATGCAGAAATAATGCAAAAGAAGCTTCAAGAAGCAACTTTTGATTTCTCTGATTTCGTAAAGCAGATGAGGATGATTAAGCGAATGGGCTCGTTGGGGGGATTGTTAAAAATGATTCCTGGGATGAATAAAATTGATGATGGAATGATTAAAAGTGGAGAAGATCAGCTTAAAAAAATTGAAGCAATGATTGGCTCAATGACAGCAGATGAAAGGATTAAGCCTGAATTATTGGCAGCACAACCATCAAGACGACGCAGAGTTGCAAGTGGAAGTGGTCATCAGCCAGCAGATGTTGATAAGGTTCTTGCTGATTTTCAAAGGATGAGAGGCTTGATGAAGCAGATGTCTACAGGAGGGGGGTTACCTGGAATGGATGGAGGCCTCCCTGGCATGCCTTCTTCAATCGGCGCTAATACAAATAATCAGTCAAGGAGAGGAAGAGGAGGACCTGGTTCGGCTCCGAGAAGACAACGCCCATTTAAAAAAAAGAAAGGTTTTGGTGATCTTTAG
- a CDS encoding IMS domain-containing protein yields the protein MELPIDHFRLLGVSPSANAEEVLRAFQLRLDRPPKQGFTYEVLAQRSELLRLSADLLSNPTQRQSYELALLEGSSGLDLSSNREVAGLLLLWESNASLQAFKLAKKALQPPQAPALGSGRESDLTLVAALSCRDASIDEQARRRYASGAELLQEGIQLLQRMGKLVEERKTLESDLENLLPYRILDLLSRDKEDEKSHQEGIRLLEDFVNKRGGLEGKKNSEKIGGLNQNDFELFFLQIRKFLSAKEQSKLYINWYRRGSEDAGFLAAFALIASGFSYRDPELLQEARKYLRNININGFDAMPLIGCLDLLLGDVKQAEARFRSSSDDKLKDWLNNYPGEALGALCDYCRNWLKKDVLVGFRDVETQNVNLDDWFANKEVQEYVEQLETKGALGIAKAGFSFLSSLGPEQQIETNSSNIREAKADLPIPGGSLDEIYKEKSLNARLKSQEAFLKSDLVKMVIKKYYLAFETIQKLDFKSFILKRPIYTSFAAFIGLFVIGTSLGILTQRKPSQNNNLNIISKPEALKSENIKTKVNNSSKISNNKETLDTNKIIPLKSSSPSDKEIQSLIESWLKGKANILSGLESKTLISVARPSLFNRVIDQRKKDSLLGQRQIIDARITSINIVQRADKRIAADVELNYQDKRISSSGEILSETVIPSLKVKYILGKNKNIWQVVDYISSN from the coding sequence TTGGAATTACCTATTGATCATTTTCGCTTATTGGGGGTTAGCCCTTCTGCAAATGCTGAAGAAGTCCTAAGGGCTTTTCAGCTAAGACTAGATCGTCCTCCCAAGCAAGGATTTACATATGAAGTTTTGGCTCAGAGATCTGAGTTATTAAGACTTTCTGCTGATCTTCTATCAAATCCCACCCAAAGACAATCTTACGAACTTGCTCTTCTTGAAGGTTCTTCAGGGCTTGATTTGTCTTCAAATCGAGAAGTCGCAGGTTTACTTCTTCTTTGGGAATCAAATGCTTCTCTCCAAGCTTTTAAGCTTGCAAAAAAAGCATTACAACCTCCTCAAGCCCCTGCTTTGGGTAGTGGCAGAGAGTCTGATTTAACTTTAGTTGCAGCATTATCTTGCAGAGATGCATCCATTGACGAGCAGGCTCGCAGAAGATATGCCTCAGGGGCTGAGTTGCTTCAGGAAGGTATTCAACTATTGCAGAGGATGGGAAAGCTTGTTGAAGAGAGAAAAACTCTTGAATCCGATTTGGAGAATTTACTTCCATACAGAATCCTTGATTTATTGAGTAGAGATAAAGAAGATGAGAAATCTCATCAAGAAGGCATAAGGCTTTTGGAGGACTTTGTTAATAAAAGAGGCGGACTGGAAGGTAAAAAGAATTCAGAAAAAATAGGCGGGTTAAATCAAAATGATTTTGAGCTATTTTTTCTTCAAATAAGAAAATTTTTATCTGCAAAAGAACAATCAAAACTTTACATTAATTGGTACAGAAGGGGTTCGGAAGATGCAGGATTTCTTGCTGCTTTTGCCTTGATTGCTTCTGGATTCTCTTATAGGGATCCAGAGCTCTTACAAGAGGCACGAAAATATCTTCGAAATATCAATATTAATGGTTTTGATGCTATGCCATTGATTGGTTGCTTAGATCTCTTGCTTGGGGATGTTAAACAAGCTGAGGCTCGTTTTAGAAGCAGTTCAGACGATAAATTAAAAGACTGGTTAAATAACTATCCTGGAGAGGCTTTGGGGGCTCTTTGTGACTACTGTCGGAATTGGTTGAAAAAAGATGTTTTAGTGGGCTTTAGGGATGTTGAAACACAAAATGTAAATCTTGACGATTGGTTCGCAAATAAAGAAGTACAAGAATATGTAGAGCAGTTGGAAACAAAGGGGGCATTAGGTATTGCAAAAGCTGGCTTTTCATTCTTATCTTCTTTAGGACCTGAACAACAAATAGAGACCAACTCATCCAATATCCGTGAGGCAAAAGCCGATTTACCAATACCAGGTGGCTCTTTGGATGAAATCTATAAAGAAAAATCTTTAAATGCAAGATTAAAAAGCCAAGAAGCTTTCTTAAAATCTGACTTAGTCAAAATGGTAATAAAAAAATATTATTTAGCATTTGAAACTATACAAAAATTAGATTTTAAATCTTTTATATTAAAACGACCAATTTATACTAGTTTTGCTGCATTTATTGGTTTATTTGTTATTGGAACAAGTTTAGGAATACTTACGCAGAGAAAACCGTCTCAAAACAATAATCTTAATATTATTTCTAAGCCGGAAGCTTTGAAGTCTGAAAATATTAAAACCAAAGTTAATAATTCAAGTAAAATATCAAACAATAAAGAAACATTAGACACAAATAAAATAATTCCTCTCAAATCGTCTTCACCATCAGATAAAGAAATTCAATCTCTTATTGAATCTTGGTTAAAGGGAAAAGCAAATATTTTGAGTGGTTTAGAAAGTAAAACTCTTATTTCCGTTGCAAGACCTTCTTTGTTCAATAGAGTTATTGATCAAAGAAAGAAAGACAGTTTATTGGGTCAAAGGCAAATTATTGATGCAAGAATAACTTCAATAAATATTGTTCAAAGAGCAGATAAAAGAATCGCAGCAGATGTTGAATTAAACTATCAAGATAAGAGAATTAGTTCTTCAGGTGAGATTCTATCTGAAACCGTCATACCCTCATTGAAAGTAAAATATATTTTAGGAAAAAATAAAAATATTTGGCAAGTCGTTGATTATATTAGTAGTAATTAA
- the pdhA gene encoding pyruvate dehydrogenase (acetyl-transferring) E1 component subunit alpha — MSPNPNQTSQDPIQHREHADRLSNLGHSKPAEINREIGLNLFKDMTLGRRFEDKCAEMYYRGKMFGFVHLYNGQEAISTGVIGAMQRKHDWFCSTYRDHVHALSAGVPAKEVMSELFGKETGCSKGRGGSMHLFSKEHHLLGGYAFIGEGIPVALGAAFSSKYKREALNQDSDAVTAAFFGDGTCNIGQFYECLNMAQLWKLPIIFVVENNKWAIGMAHDRATSETEIWRKASAFGMPGEEVDGMDVLAVRGATQRALERARSGEGPTLIECLTYRFRGHSLADPDELRSEKEKEFWAKKDPIKKLKIDLTSSGLASEEELKNIEKEIDLEVNNAVDFALKAPEPDPNELTKYIWAEN, encoded by the coding sequence ATGTCTCCCAACCCAAACCAAACCAGCCAAGACCCTATCCAGCACAGGGAACACGCCGATAGACTAAGCAATCTTGGTCATTCCAAACCAGCTGAAATCAACAGAGAAATTGGTTTAAATCTTTTCAAAGATATGACTTTGGGAAGAAGATTTGAAGATAAATGCGCTGAAATGTATTACAGAGGAAAAATGTTTGGGTTTGTTCATCTTTACAACGGGCAAGAAGCAATAAGTACAGGAGTTATTGGAGCAATGCAACGAAAGCATGACTGGTTTTGTAGTACATACAGAGATCATGTTCATGCTTTGAGTGCTGGCGTCCCAGCGAAAGAGGTAATGAGCGAGTTGTTTGGGAAAGAAACTGGATGTAGTAAAGGAAGAGGCGGATCTATGCATCTATTTTCAAAAGAACATCATCTACTAGGAGGCTATGCATTTATTGGTGAAGGTATTCCAGTCGCTCTAGGAGCCGCTTTCAGCAGCAAATACAAGAGAGAGGCTCTTAATCAAGATAGTGATGCTGTAACTGCAGCTTTTTTTGGTGATGGTACTTGCAATATTGGACAATTTTATGAATGTTTAAACATGGCTCAATTATGGAAATTGCCAATCATATTTGTAGTAGAAAATAATAAATGGGCAATCGGGATGGCTCATGACAGGGCTACTAGTGAAACAGAAATATGGAGGAAAGCTTCTGCCTTTGGTATGCCAGGAGAAGAAGTTGATGGTATGGATGTTTTAGCCGTAAGAGGTGCGACTCAAAGAGCCTTAGAGAGGGCAAGATCTGGAGAGGGACCTACTTTAATAGAATGTCTTACTTATAGGTTCAGAGGACATTCGCTAGCTGATCCAGATGAACTTAGATCTGAAAAAGAAAAAGAATTTTGGGCCAAAAAAGATCCAATAAAAAAGCTAAAAATTGATTTAACTAGTTCTGGTTTAGCCTCTGAAGAAGAATTAAAAAATATTGAAAAAGAAATTGATTTAGAAGTTAATAATGCTGTTGACTTTGCTTTAAAAGCACCAGAGCCTGATCCCAATGAACTAACAAAATATATCTGGGCAGAAAACTAA
- a CDS encoding RpoD/SigA family RNA polymerase sigma factor codes for MVSSAPKPAESQKRRSSDPISWYLSSIGRVPLLTPAEEIELGNQVQTMMALTEDGQIKDQSKDFNSHQRRLIRIGRRAKERMMKANLRLVVSVAKKYQGKGLELLDLVQEGSLGLERAVEKFDPTRGYKFSTYAFWWIRQSMTRAIACQSRTIRLPVHLSERLATIRKISLDLAHKLGAMPSRLEIAEAMEIEVEELDSILRQALTTSSLDAPVNGDEGRSFLGDLIADGSGEEPLDKVEQKIHQEQLGRWLSHLSEQEQHVIRLLFGLEGNERHTLAEIGRLLQVSRERVRQVELKALRKLRNLTRKLPSGI; via the coding sequence ATGGTTTCATCTGCACCCAAACCTGCTGAATCACAAAAAAGACGCAGTAGTGATCCAATTAGTTGGTATCTTTCCTCTATTGGGAGGGTTCCTCTATTAACGCCTGCCGAAGAAATTGAGCTTGGTAATCAGGTTCAAACGATGATGGCTCTCACCGAAGATGGGCAAATAAAAGACCAGAGCAAAGACTTTAATTCTCATCAAAGAAGATTGATTCGAATAGGAAGAAGAGCAAAAGAAAGAATGATGAAAGCTAATCTTCGACTTGTAGTTAGCGTTGCTAAAAAATATCAAGGTAAAGGTCTAGAACTACTAGATTTAGTTCAGGAAGGCTCCCTTGGCTTGGAAAGAGCTGTAGAAAAATTTGACCCTACACGTGGTTATAAATTTTCTACTTATGCTTTTTGGTGGATTAGACAAAGTATGACTAGAGCTATTGCTTGTCAGTCAAGAACAATTCGACTACCAGTTCACCTTAGTGAGAGATTAGCGACTATTAGAAAAATCAGTTTAGATTTGGCTCATAAACTTGGAGCAATGCCTAGCCGCCTTGAAATAGCTGAGGCGATGGAAATAGAGGTGGAAGAACTTGATTCTATTTTGAGACAAGCTCTTACTACAAGTAGTCTTGATGCTCCAGTTAATGGCGATGAAGGCCGTAGCTTCCTAGGAGATTTAATAGCAGATGGTTCTGGAGAAGAACCACTTGATAAAGTTGAACAAAAAATTCATCAAGAACAACTTGGAAGGTGGTTAAGTCATTTAAGCGAACAAGAACAGCATGTGATTAGACTTCTATTCGGATTAGAAGGTAATGAAAGACATACTCTTGCAGAGATTGGAAGACTGTTACAAGTTTCACGTGAGAGGGTTAGACAAGTAGAACTAAAAGCTTTGAGGAAATTGAGAAACCTCACTAGAAAACTACCAAGTGGAATTTGA
- a CDS encoding NAD(P)H-hydrate dehydratase, translated as MFPHSWALIVASIHSGFGCFLILNWPQSDSEHLMVSSEQMQIIEKEMFSMGMPVEALMEKVGIGISTWILDRQRLIENGAIVLVGPGHNGGDGLVVARELYMAGVDISIWCPFPLKKELTQKHFDYAIRIGIENLKHKPDPNSNSLWIEALFGLGQSRIFSDEIVYLLNTKKKTSPDKLISIDVPAGLDSDNGNTLSNTSFKTSFTLSLGLFKTGLIQDSAIDFVGDLERVDIGIPNKILVDLPETQPLRISFSDLSTFVWPRPSRSKSKYQRGRVLVIAGSEKYRGAASLALNGALASGTGSVSAFLPHSVSSNLWSSHPEVLLLGDLNTFQNGSSDFSKVLNEVDLNRFDSILLGPGLGTAEEKDCFGSYLQDFKGLLVLDADAINRLSITSKGWEWLNDRKGPTWLTPHLEEFKRLFPSIDCSNPLKAGIEAAKICSSSVLLKSAHSVISDPGGKTWQIGQVNSCVARTGLGDVLAGFVSGMGASGLACDKKLDSSLLAASALMHAYAGAFCIKGSTASTICTFLSELMKKEST; from the coding sequence TTGTTTCCACATTCATGGGCATTAATAGTAGCTTCTATTCATAGTGGGTTTGGTTGCTTTTTGATTTTGAATTGGCCTCAATCTGATTCTGAACATTTGATGGTTTCTTCTGAGCAGATGCAAATCATAGAAAAAGAAATGTTTTCTATGGGTATGCCTGTTGAAGCTCTTATGGAAAAGGTAGGGATTGGTATTTCTACATGGATATTAGACAGGCAAAGATTGATTGAAAATGGTGCAATTGTATTAGTAGGGCCAGGGCACAACGGAGGCGATGGACTTGTTGTTGCAAGAGAACTTTATATGGCAGGCGTTGATATCTCTATTTGGTGTCCATTCCCATTGAAAAAAGAATTAACACAAAAACATTTCGACTATGCAATTCGAATAGGTATTGAAAACCTGAAGCATAAACCTGATCCGAATTCTAATTCATTATGGATTGAGGCATTATTTGGATTAGGTCAATCAAGAATTTTTTCTGATGAAATAGTTTATTTATTGAATACGAAGAAGAAAACTAGTCCTGATAAATTAATTAGTATTGATGTCCCCGCAGGATTAGACTCAGATAATGGAAATACGTTATCAAATACATCGTTTAAAACTTCTTTTACACTATCTTTAGGCCTCTTTAAGACTGGGTTGATTCAAGATTCAGCTATTGATTTTGTAGGCGATTTGGAGAGAGTAGATATCGGGATCCCAAATAAGATTTTGGTTGATCTTCCTGAAACCCAGCCTCTAAGGATTTCGTTTTCAGATTTATCTACTTTCGTTTGGCCTAGGCCAAGTAGAAGTAAAAGTAAATATCAGAGAGGAAGAGTTCTGGTGATTGCTGGAAGCGAGAAATATAGAGGGGCAGCATCCCTTGCTTTGAATGGCGCTTTAGCAAGTGGAACAGGGAGTGTTAGCGCTTTTTTGCCTCATTCAGTCTCATCTAATCTTTGGAGTTCTCACCCTGAAGTTTTATTGCTTGGAGATCTAAATACTTTTCAGAATGGTTCTTCAGATTTTTCCAAAGTTTTAAATGAAGTTGACTTGAATAGGTTTGACTCGATTTTGCTTGGACCTGGATTAGGGACTGCAGAAGAAAAAGATTGTTTTGGTTCTTACTTGCAGGATTTCAAAGGCCTCCTTGTTCTTGATGCTGATGCAATCAATAGGCTGTCGATAACTTCGAAAGGTTGGGAATGGCTAAATGATAGAAAAGGTCCTACCTGGCTTACACCTCATCTAGAAGAATTTAAAAGGCTATTTCCTTCAATTGATTGCTCGAATCCATTGAAGGCTGGAATTGAAGCTGCAAAAATTTGCAGTTCTTCTGTCTTATTGAAGTCTGCTCATAGTGTTATTTCTGATCCAGGAGGTAAAACCTGGCAAATAGGACAAGTGAATTCATGTGTTGCAAGAACTGGCCTTGGTGATGTTTTGGCTGGGTTTGTTTCAGGAATGGGTGCTTCTGGCCTCGCATGTGATAAAAAATTGGATTCAAGTTTGCTTGCTGCATCAGCTTTGATGCATGCATATGCAGGAGCTTTTTGCATAAAAGGCAGCACGGCAAGCACTATTTGCACTTTTCTTAGTGAATTAATGAAAAAGGAAAGCACTTGA
- the mnmA gene encoding tRNA 2-thiouridine(34) synthase MnmA, with product MPMNVETRETKKVLNHLTSEKTVAKTLKRLQAFSGNHSVVVGLSGGVDSSLTAALLCEAGWDVVGLTLWLMKGKGSCCSDGLIDAAGICDQLGIKHHIVDSKEIFQKEIINNVVKGYEEGITPLPCSRCNKSVKFSEMLKWVKENKNVEKIATGHYARIRYSNESFDRNDLPSDGIKRHKLLRGKDLNKDQSYFLYDLPQEILGKTIFPLGELTKEITRIEAFKHSLKTAEKPESQDLCLAEHYGSMNAFIDKYLPQKRGEVVLKNGQVIGSHNGIQHFTIGQRKGLGIAWEVPLHVVELDASSNRVIVAPREDSGKSECIVKDINWVSIEAPKEPIEVEVQIRYRSKAVQAKLIPIIDNPKENYCYKCHIHFEEDQFSITPGQAAVFYKGDYVLGGGLISKEY from the coding sequence ATGCCCATGAATGTGGAAACAAGAGAAACAAAAAAAGTTTTAAATCATTTGACTTCAGAAAAAACAGTCGCGAAAACATTAAAAAGACTGCAAGCATTTTCTGGAAATCATTCGGTTGTAGTGGGGCTTTCCGGAGGTGTAGATAGCTCCTTAACTGCTGCTCTTCTTTGTGAAGCTGGTTGGGACGTAGTGGGATTAACTTTGTGGCTAATGAAAGGAAAAGGATCTTGCTGCTCAGATGGATTAATTGATGCAGCAGGGATATGTGATCAACTTGGAATTAAGCATCACATAGTCGATTCAAAAGAAATTTTTCAAAAAGAAATAATCAATAACGTCGTAAAAGGATATGAAGAAGGAATTACTCCTTTGCCCTGCTCACGCTGCAATAAATCAGTCAAATTCTCAGAAATGCTGAAATGGGTTAAAGAAAATAAAAATGTCGAAAAGATTGCTACTGGGCATTACGCAAGAATTAGATATTCAAATGAATCTTTCGACAGAAATGATCTTCCGAGTGATGGAATTAAAAGACATAAGCTTTTAAGAGGTAAAGATCTCAACAAAGATCAAAGCTATTTTTTATATGATCTCCCTCAAGAAATCTTAGGAAAAACAATTTTTCCTCTTGGAGAATTAACTAAAGAGATAACACGAATCGAAGCTTTTAAACATTCATTAAAAACTGCCGAAAAGCCAGAAAGTCAAGACCTATGTCTTGCTGAACATTACGGATCAATGAATGCATTTATTGATAAGTATTTACCCCAAAAGCGAGGAGAAGTTGTTCTTAAAAATGGTCAAGTTATAGGTTCCCATAATGGAATACAGCATTTCACGATAGGACAACGAAAGGGATTAGGTATTGCTTGGGAAGTGCCTTTACATGTTGTTGAACTTGATGCCTCTTCAAACAGAGTAATTGTTGCTCCAAGAGAAGATTCTGGCAAGTCAGAATGTATTGTAAAAGATATAAATTGGGTATCAATTGAAGCACCTAAAGAACCAATTGAAGTTGAGGTACAAATTAGATATAGAAGTAAAGCAGTGCAAGCAAAGTTAATACCAATTATTGATAATCCTAAAGAAAATTATTGTTATAAATGTCATATTCATTTTGAAGAAGATCAATTTTCAATTACTCCTGGACAAGCAGCAGTATTTTACAAGGGTGATTATGTATTAGGAGGAGGACTAATTTCGAAGGAGTATTAA